Sequence from the Bacteroidota bacterium genome:
TTAAAAGTTTACGATGTTTTGGGTCGTGAAGTGGCAACGCTTGTGGATGAGTTTAAAGAAGCCGGTTACCATGAGGTTGCCATTGATGGAACTAATTACTCGAGCGGTATATACTTTTATCAGATGACCGTTAATGATCAGAGCGGTAAAACAACTATCGCACGGAAGAGGATGATCATGATGAAGTAAGAATTAAGATTTCAGATTTGATAATTAACGAGCCGATTCAATCCGTTTCCGTCGAATGACGGATAACGGATGGGTCGGCTCTTCAATTTGTTTTTATCTCCGAAAAATCTAATATTTAGCAGGTTTAATAAATTTGGAATAAAAAAATGACTAATCCATATTATAAAATAATAACTATAGCTTTTGTTCTAATATGTATGTTTTTCATACAAACGAATGCACAGGATAACGCCGACTCGCTTTACAATGCTGCTATCGCTATCAAGGATCCGATACAAAAAATAAAAGCATTAGATGACTTACTGAATAAGTATCCCACAATCGACAACGCTGAGGGCATTCGAACTTCTATCTTCATAACATCATTGGAGACGCAAGACACTTTGTTAGTGATGCAAAAAGCTCAGGAGTTAATAAAAAATGCTGTCGATGTTGCCACAATTTATAATCGTGTTGCTTATTATTTTGCCGCAAACGGTTTTTGGTTAGATTCGGCATTGGCTTATTCGACAGTCGCAAATGAAGAATACGAGAAAGCTCAAGGTCGTAAACGTGTTCCCTTTATGGATACAAAAGCGCGGATATATTATAAGCGGGGTGAATACAATCAAGCTCTCGAAACTCAGCGCCAGGCACTCGCAATTTATCCAAAAGAAAGAGAGTGGGACCCGAATTATGCAGAGTATTATTTTAATCTTGCATTATATATGTATAAAAACGATTTGACTCAAGATGGATTACGCCTGATGGCGCGGACTTCATTTTTCGGATTTGAGGAAGCTACGAAGCTGCTCGACGAAATATTCCAAAAAGAAAAATTACAGTTTACAAAGTACGATATTTACAAAGCCGCTGCCGATGAGTATTTAAAAACAGCAACAGATATTAATGTTGCACGTTCTGTAGTTGCCCTCGGTTGGGCAAAACAAAATATTCTTCTCGATGAAGCTTATGAGTTGGCAAACGCTTGTGTGGATGCAATCAATGAGAATACTTCTTTCGAGCAAGAGTCCAACCGCTATACAACACTAGGAGTTATCAACGTTATTCGTGGAGATTACAAAGCAGGAATCGAAAATCTAAATCGGGCAATCAAATATAGCACACCATACGACACCGATTTGTATTTCTATTTGGGTAAGGCTTACGAGCAAGTTGGTGAAACTAAAAAAGCATTCGATTCCTATTTATCGGGTGTATTAGCTTTCTCACCGGAAAAAATTATCGAACGGTTGAAAACCTTACACCCCATTTTGTATATTCATGGGCCTGAACTCGAAGAAATAATAAAAGCTGAAATTCAAAAAACTGAAAATTTCGAGGTTACTCATTTTAAAAAACCGGAAGAAAACAACAAAGTAGTTCTTGCCGAATTATTCACAGGCTCCGAATGTCGCCCCTGTCTTGCTGCCGATGTTGCTTACGATAAATTGATTGAGAGATACGAATCCAACACACTCGCAGTTTTAGAATACCACCTGCACATTCCCGCACCCGACCCGATGACAAACACCGACACTGAAGCTCGTGCAAAGTTCTACGGAGTTAACAGCACACCGGCTTCGATCATCGAAGGAATTGATAAAGCATCAGCAGGAGGTAACAAGGCAGTCGCAAAAAGCAGGTTCAATGTATTTACATCTACAATAGAAAAATATTTATCGAATGTTCCGAAAGCAAATATCTCTTTAAAAAGTTCTATCAAAAAGAAAAACTTATCAATAATCTGTAATTCTTCTACACCTGAAATAAATACAAACGATTTACGGTTACATATCGTTTTAGCTGAAGAAAAAGTGGACTATAAAGGATACAACACTGTTGCCGAACACAGGTTCGTTGTTCGGAAAATGTTCCCCTCACCCGAAGGACTCGCATTTGGAAATAAGAAAGAGCTTACTTATTCAACTAAAATAAATCTGAATCAAATTGAAGATTCCTTGAAAGTTTATTTGGATTCGATGGAGAAGCGGGCTAACCGGAAAGTATTTAAAGAAAAGAAACATCAAATAAATCATGATAATTTATTCATGGTAACGTTTGTGCAGAACAATGTTACAAAAGAAATATTTCAGGCAAGTGTTACTCAAGTAAAGAAATAATTTGAAATCTATCTGGGAATTGTATATATTATTGCCGTTTAATTCACTAAATTAGAAAATAATGCGAGCAATAATACCTGTTGCCGGAGAAGGAAGCCGGCTTCGACCACATACATATACTCTTCCCAAAGTTCTCCTCAATGTTGCCGGGAAACCTATCATCGGGCACATCTTGGATAAAATAATCGAAGATGGGTTCGATGAAGCGACTATCGTCATTGGATATATGGGAGAAAAAATTATCAACTATGTGAAATCAAACTACAAACTGAAAGTTGATTTCATCGAACAAGAAGAACGTTTGGGATTAGCACATTCGATTTACGTCTCGAGAGCTACCATCCCTGACGAACCGGTTCTAATAATTTTGGGTGATACAATTTTTGATGTTGATCTCAAACCTGTTATTTCAGGAAAACATTCCTCGCTGGGTGTAAAATATGTAGAAGACCCGCGCCGCTTCGGTGTAGCCATAACTCAAAACGGAATAATCTCAAAACTCATAGAGAAGCCCGAAGTTCCAACCAGTAATTTGGCTTTGGTAGGATTGTATTGGATAAAAAATCCAAAACTCTTATTGAAGTGCGTTTCAAATATTATTGAAAATAATATTAAGACACGCGGCGAGTTTCAACTAACCGATGCACTCCAAAAAATGATAGACGATGGCGAGAAGATTACTGCATTCGATGTGGAGGGTTGGTACGACTGCGGCAAGCCCGAAACACTTCTTTCAACCAACAAACATTTGTTGGATAAAAAATCGACAATCGAAAAAACCAACGGTATAGTAATAATACCACCGGTTTATATTTCGCCCAAAGCCAAAATCAGCGCCTCAATTATCGGTCCTTACACCACTGTGGCTGATGACGCAGTTATTTATGATTCAATAGTACGAAACTCGATAGTCAGCGAAGAAGCAGAAATACAAAAATCGTTGTTGGACAATTCACTCATCGGTAATAAAGCAGTTGTTATTGGCGCCTTCCGGCGTATTAACATCGGCGATTCATCGGAAATAGATTTTTATTAATAATTAAAGGGATAATTTGTAATGTCATATTTATTTACTTCGGAATCAGTCTCTGAAGGGCATCCTGATAAAATTGCAGACCAGATTTCGGATGCAGTTTTAGATGCTTATTTAAGTAAAGATAAAAACGCACGTGTAGCATGCGAAACGTTTGTTACAACTAACTACGTATTAATCGGCGGGGAGGTTAAATCGAAATGTAAAATTTCCGATGCAGAAATAATGGAAATAGCCCGCAAAACTATCCGCGAGATAGGTTATACAAAGCCGGAATATTTGTTCGAAGCAAACTTATGCCACATCGAAAATAAGATGCACAAACAATCGGGCGATATTGCAAAAGGTGTAGATAAAGGGGGCGCCGGCGACCAAGGTATGATGTTCGGTTATGCAACTTCCGAGACGCCTCAATTTATGCCGATGCCTCTGATGTTTGCCCACTCAATCGTGAAACGCTTGGCAGACATCCGGAAAAAAGAACCAGAATTAATTCCGTACTTGCGTCCCGATGCAAAATCGCAAGTAACCATCGAGTATAACGGAAAGATTCCAAAACGGGTCCACACGATTGTGGTATCCACACAACACGATCCAAAATATCGGAAAAAAATTATCACACAAAGTGTAATCAAGAAAGATATTCTCGAACATGTAACTAAAAAAGTTATTCCACCTGAATATCTTGATAGCAAAATTAATTATCATATAAATCCTACTGGGTCGTTCGAGATTGGCGGACCTCACGGCGACAGCGGTTTAACAGGTAGAAAAATTATTGTTGATACTTATGGTGGTAAAGCTCCTCATGGAGGTGGTGCATTCTCAGGAAAAGACCCGACAAAGGTTGACCGCAGTGGCGCTTATGCTGCTCGCCATTTAGCCAAAAATATCGTTGCTGCCGAACTCGCCGATGAGTGTTTAATTCAAGTTGCTTACGCTATTGGTGTTGATCAACCTGTTTCAATTTATGTAAATACTTTTGGCACAGGCAAACTCCCCGATACGTTTATCGCTGAGTTTATTAAGAAAGAAATCGACCTTACACCGAAAGGAATTATCGATAGCTTAAAATTGAAACGTCCGATTTACAGGAAGACCGCTGCCTATGGACACTTCGGACGGGATGAAGCAGAATTCAGTTGGGAAAAATTAGACTTAGTTAAACTTTTTAAAAAAGCTCATTAAACAATTCAAATAGATTGGTAAATTATGGATCATAAAGTTGGAAAATATAAAGTTAAAGATATAAAATTAGCAAAAGAAGGAAAGAAATTAATCGAATGGGCAGAATCGCGCATGCCTGTTTTGATGGCTTTGCAGGAAAAATACCGGAAAACAAAACCATTCAAAGGTTATAAAATAGCCGGCTGTTTGCACGTTACAAAAGAAACTGCAGTGCTTGTAAAAACTTTTGTAGAAGCAGGCGCCGAAGTAAGCTGGAGCGGATGCAATCCACTCTCGACAAATGATATGGTGGCGGCGGCGTTAGCTCAGGAGGGTATTTCAATTTTCGCATGGCACGGTATGTTGGTCAAAGATTTTTACTGGTGCATCGAGGAGACGTTAAAATTTCATCCCAACTTGACATTGGACGATGGTGCCGATCTCATTTTTACAATTCATAATAAGCATCCCGAATTTGCAGAAAAATATGTTATCGGCGGGACTGAAGAAACTACTACGGGAGTTCACCGCTTGCGTTCAATGGCTGACGACGGCGCTTTAAAATATCCCGTTATTGCCGTGAACGATGCTGAAACAAAATGGGACTTTGATAATGTTTATGGAACGGGCCAATCAACATTAGACGGAATTTTAAGAGCAACGAGCATTTTACTTGCGGGCAAAAATATTGTAGTCGCAGGTTACGGACACTGCGGTAAAGGTGTTGCAATGCGGGCAAAAGGTATGGGCGCTAATGTAATAATAACCGAAGTAAAACCTACAGCCGCACTAAAAGCTAATTTGGACGGCATGCGTGTTATGACGATGGATGAAGCCGCAAAAATTGGTGATGTCTTTATAACTGCAACAGGTGTGAAGGATGTAATTGTTGAACGGCATTTCAAGACAATGAAGGAAGGCGCCATAGTTTGTAATACAGGACATTACGATTGTGAAATTAATTTGGTCGAATTGCAGAAAGTATCGGGCTCTAAAAAAGATGTTCGACCCAACAACGAAAAATACTCGCTTAAAAACGGCAAGGGCATTTATGTTTTAGCTCAAGGACGATTAGTAAACCTAGCAGCAGCCGAGGGACATCCTTCGGAAGTAATGGATATGTCGTTTGCAAATCAATTCCTCTCGCAACTTCGGCTTGTTGAACTTCATAAAAAAGGTCGGCGGCTCGAAAACAGAGTTCATGATATTCCCGTAGAGCAAGACCAACACATCGCTGATTTGAAATTAAAAACTATGGGAATAAAAATTGATAAACTTACTCCCGAACAAAAAAAGTATATGGATGATTACTCAGCTGGTACATGATTAGCAAAGAATAGATTAATCAATAAACAAATTAAAGGGCAATTCGGCAGAATTGCCTTTTTTGTTTATCTCTAAAGTATTCGGGATAACGATAAAGGATGCCGATCTTAATTTATGAAATTGCCATTCT
This genomic interval carries:
- a CDS encoding sugar phosphate nucleotidyltransferase; its protein translation is MRAIIPVAGEGSRLRPHTYTLPKVLLNVAGKPIIGHILDKIIEDGFDEATIVIGYMGEKIINYVKSNYKLKVDFIEQEERLGLAHSIYVSRATIPDEPVLIILGDTIFDVDLKPVISGKHSSLGVKYVEDPRRFGVAITQNGIISKLIEKPEVPTSNLALVGLYWIKNPKLLLKCVSNIIENNIKTRGEFQLTDALQKMIDDGEKITAFDVEGWYDCGKPETLLSTNKHLLDKKSTIEKTNGIVIIPPVYISPKAKISASIIGPYTTVADDAVIYDSIVRNSIVSEEAEIQKSLLDNSLIGNKAVVIGAFRRINIGDSSEIDFY
- the metK gene encoding methionine adenosyltransferase; this translates as MSYLFTSESVSEGHPDKIADQISDAVLDAYLSKDKNARVACETFVTTNYVLIGGEVKSKCKISDAEIMEIARKTIREIGYTKPEYLFEANLCHIENKMHKQSGDIAKGVDKGGAGDQGMMFGYATSETPQFMPMPLMFAHSIVKRLADIRKKEPELIPYLRPDAKSQVTIEYNGKIPKRVHTIVVSTQHDPKYRKKIITQSVIKKDILEHVTKKVIPPEYLDSKINYHINPTGSFEIGGPHGDSGLTGRKIIVDTYGGKAPHGGGAFSGKDPTKVDRSGAYAARHLAKNIVAAELADECLIQVAYAIGVDQPVSIYVNTFGTGKLPDTFIAEFIKKEIDLTPKGIIDSLKLKRPIYRKTAAYGHFGRDEAEFSWEKLDLVKLFKKAH
- a CDS encoding adenosylhomocysteinase, producing the protein MDHKVGKYKVKDIKLAKEGKKLIEWAESRMPVLMALQEKYRKTKPFKGYKIAGCLHVTKETAVLVKTFVEAGAEVSWSGCNPLSTNDMVAAALAQEGISIFAWHGMLVKDFYWCIEETLKFHPNLTLDDGADLIFTIHNKHPEFAEKYVIGGTEETTTGVHRLRSMADDGALKYPVIAVNDAETKWDFDNVYGTGQSTLDGILRATSILLAGKNIVVAGYGHCGKGVAMRAKGMGANVIITEVKPTAALKANLDGMRVMTMDEAAKIGDVFITATGVKDVIVERHFKTMKEGAIVCNTGHYDCEINLVELQKVSGSKKDVRPNNEKYSLKNGKGIYVLAQGRLVNLAAAEGHPSEVMDMSFANQFLSQLRLVELHKKGRRLENRVHDIPVEQDQHIADLKLKTMGIKIDKLTPEQKKYMDDYSAGT